One genomic window of Ictalurus punctatus breed USDA103 chromosome 23, Coco_2.0, whole genome shotgun sequence includes the following:
- the LOC108256189 gene encoding protein rapunzel yields the protein MADVEISEDRDKLKRGLVKVLECVATISSAAAVVNPIFGVAGSLIRVVLHHVDDEEIQTLRREFGSVNRALDKLTDQNRSALLQIKKETLDGQYNSVEQNLRHQFRKFMEVVEARPKHKERKRDDFEESYANDMGDQNLHTLYDGVMGKPKLFSRPILEVYMTHSQGDRRVMENLCTRLTYLFCIGLIALIGYAAIIGDDEEGLNEEWAEKMENVQERMQEVLRKCK from the coding sequence ATGGCTGACGTCGAGATCTCAGAGGACCGAGACAAGCTGAAGAGAGGCCTGGTGAAGGTGTTGGAGTGTGTAGCCACCATCTCATCAGCAGCTGCTGTGGTGAACCCCATCTTCGGTGTGGCAGGCTCACTGATCCGCGTCGTACTCCACCACGTGGATGATGAGGAGATTCAAACCCTCCGACGCGAGTTTGGCAGCGTGAACCGAGCCTTGGATAAGCTTACAGACCAGAACCGCAGCGCGTTGCTCCAGATCAAGAAGGAGACATTGGACGGCCAGTACAACAGCGTAGAGCAGAACCTACGCCACCAGTTCCGTAAGTTCATGGAGGTGGTGGAGGCACGACCCAAGCACAAGGAGCGCAAGCGCGATGATTTCGAGGAAAGCTATGCCAACGACATGGGCGACCAAAACCTGCACACACTCTATGACGGCGTAATGGGCAAGCCCAAGCTCTTCAGCCGGCCCATCCTTGAGGTCTACATGACTCACTCACAAGGAGATCGTAGGGTGATGGAGAACCTGTGCACACGCCTCACCTACCTGTTCTGCATCGGCCTCATCGCTCTGATTGGTTACGCCGCCATCAttggtgatgatgaggagggCCTGAATGAGGAGTGGGCCGAGAAGATGGAGAATGTGCAAGAGAGGATGCAGGAGGTGCTCCGGAAGTGCAAGTGA